In Zunongwangia profunda SM-A87, the following proteins share a genomic window:
- a CDS encoding SixA phosphatase family protein, whose amino-acid sequence MKRLIVVRHGKSSWKHQVPDDERPLKKRALKDAKAVLGIFDTFFKQNIDSDSAMFWSSPATRAHETAKIFKKKLGIKDENFQVKKALYTFNSRELKNIICSAPNSIETLVVFSHNPGITNLVNAMGDRKFDNIPTTGLCVIDFEDSNWDTITSGKTLLTLFPKNLR is encoded by the coding sequence ATGAAACGATTAATTGTAGTAAGACATGGTAAATCTTCCTGGAAGCATCAAGTACCGGATGATGAAAGACCTTTGAAAAAGAGAGCACTAAAAGATGCCAAGGCAGTTTTAGGAATTTTTGATACTTTCTTTAAACAGAATATAGATTCCGATTCTGCTATGTTTTGGAGTAGTCCTGCTACAAGAGCCCACGAGACTGCGAAGATCTTCAAAAAAAAATTAGGAATTAAAGATGAAAATTTTCAGGTAAAAAAAGCATTATATACTTTTAATAGCAGGGAACTGAAAAACATTATTTGTTCAGCTCCAAATTCAATAGAAACGCTTGTCGTTTTTTCGCATAATCCCGGGATAACCAATTTGGTAAATGCTATGGGAGATCGCAAATTTGATAATATTCCAACGACCGGCTTGTGTGTTATAGATTTTGAAGATTCTAATTGGGATACTATAACTTCAGGCAAGACCTTACTAACCCTTTTTCCAAAGAATTTACGCTAA
- the ppk1 gene encoding polyphosphate kinase 1, whose product MQENKYINRELSWLQFNTRVLQEAEDETVPLIERLRFLGIFSNNLDEFFKVRYATVKRIDLAGKAGKSALGGMKASKLLEDITKVVIKQQSESLKILDKIQQRLREEHGICVINEKEVSESQQKFVKDYFLSQVSPALVTIVLNDLEELPSLKDSAAYLAVTMEMKASKPAGKISKLVKSTTNERKYVLIEIPRSIERFVVLPSEDEKKYIIILDDLIRYNLNSIFNIFEYETISAHMIKITRDAELDIDSDLSKSFIEKISESVKDRIKGDPVRFVYDKNIDKATLNYLMNKMGIDHADSIIPGGRYHNRRDYMGFPRLGSKELLYDTKEALPIPGLALQTSLIQGTGKKDHMLYAPYQSFSYVVKFLREAALDPKVKTIKITIYRLAKISHIASSLINAVKNGKKVLVQIELRARFDEAANIKYAEQMQREGVKLIFGVPGLKVHCKTCVIEREENNGKLKKYGFISTGNFNESTSKIYTDYTLFTANQEILKEVNKVFDFFETNYKVSKYRHLIVSPHYTRAVLTKLIQNEIDNQLEGKPSGIKLKLNSLSDYPMIDKLYQASRAGVKIKLIVRGINCLIPGVPGMSENIEAISVVDKFLEHPRVYIFENATNPRVYISSADLMSRNLDNRVEIACPIYDKDIKQEVIDGFEISWSDNVKARVFSEKQNNAYRKKTKPRVRSQEALYDYYLNKNENYRK is encoded by the coding sequence ATGCAGGAAAATAAATACATCAATCGAGAATTAAGCTGGCTTCAGTTTAACACCCGAGTTTTACAAGAGGCTGAAGATGAAACCGTACCCTTAATAGAAAGACTGCGATTTTTAGGGATTTTTAGTAATAATTTAGATGAGTTTTTTAAAGTTCGTTATGCTACGGTAAAGCGTATCGATCTTGCCGGGAAAGCAGGGAAAAGCGCGCTAGGTGGTATGAAGGCCAGCAAACTTTTGGAAGATATCACTAAGGTTGTTATTAAACAGCAGTCTGAAAGTTTAAAGATTTTAGATAAGATACAACAACGACTACGTGAGGAACATGGCATTTGTGTGATCAATGAAAAAGAAGTGTCTGAATCCCAGCAGAAATTTGTTAAAGATTATTTTCTTTCTCAGGTAAGTCCGGCATTGGTAACCATCGTACTTAACGATTTAGAAGAACTACCTAGTTTAAAAGATAGTGCTGCTTATCTGGCTGTAACGATGGAAATGAAAGCTTCTAAACCGGCAGGTAAAATTTCCAAACTGGTAAAAAGTACTACAAATGAGCGTAAATATGTGCTTATTGAAATTCCACGAAGTATAGAGCGATTTGTGGTTTTACCATCAGAAGATGAAAAAAAATATATTATCATTCTAGACGATTTAATTCGGTATAACTTAAATAGTATCTTCAATATTTTTGAATACGAGACTATTTCTGCCCATATGATTAAAATAACAAGAGATGCCGAATTAGATATTGATAGCGACCTTAGTAAAAGTTTTATCGAAAAGATTTCTGAAAGTGTAAAAGATCGAATTAAGGGGGATCCTGTTCGTTTTGTTTACGATAAAAATATCGATAAGGCAACGCTTAATTATCTTATGAATAAAATGGGCATAGATCATGCAGATAGTATTATTCCCGGCGGGCGTTACCATAATCGCCGTGATTATATGGGGTTTCCAAGATTGGGGAGCAAAGAATTACTTTATGATACTAAAGAAGCACTACCTATTCCCGGTCTGGCATTGCAAACAAGTTTGATACAGGGTACCGGTAAAAAAGATCATATGCTTTATGCACCTTACCAAAGTTTCTCTTATGTGGTTAAATTTTTACGTGAGGCTGCGCTAGATCCAAAAGTAAAAACCATAAAAATTACCATATATCGTTTAGCAAAAATTTCTCACATCGCAAGTTCATTGATTAATGCCGTAAAAAACGGTAAAAAGGTTTTGGTTCAAATAGAGCTTAGAGCACGTTTTGATGAAGCCGCAAACATTAAGTATGCTGAACAAATGCAACGGGAAGGGGTGAAGCTTATTTTTGGGGTACCTGGATTAAAAGTTCACTGTAAGACCTGTGTGATTGAACGTGAAGAAAACAACGGGAAATTAAAAAAATATGGGTTTATAAGTACCGGTAATTTCAATGAGTCCACCTCAAAAATTTATACCGATTATACACTTTTTACAGCAAATCAGGAGATTTTAAAAGAAGTAAATAAGGTTTTCGACTTTTTTGAAACCAATTATAAAGTGAGTAAATACAGGCATCTAATCGTTTCACCACATTATACTCGTGCAGTTTTAACAAAACTCATTCAAAATGAAATCGATAATCAGCTTGAAGGTAAACCTTCAGGGATTAAACTGAAGTTAAACAGTCTTTCAGATTATCCCATGATCGATAAATTATACCAGGCCAGTAGGGCAGGAGTAAAAATTAAATTGATTGTTAGAGGAATTAATTGTTTAATTCCCGGTGTACCAGGAATGAGCGAGAATATAGAAGCGATTAGCGTTGTAGATAAATTTTTGGAACATCCAAGAGTGTATATTTTTGAGAATGCAACGAATCCAAGGGTTTATATTTCTTCGGCCGATTTAATGTCCAGAAACCTGGATAACCGAGTAGAAATTGCTTGTCCTATATACGATAAAGATATAAAACAGGAAGTAATCGATGGCTTTGAAATTAGTTGGAGTGATAATGTAAAAGCGCGCGTTTTTTCAGAAAAACAAAATAATGCTTATCGCAAAAAAACAAAGCCAAGAGTGCGATCTCAGGAAGCGCTTTACGATTATTACTTAAATAAAAACGAAAATTACAGGAAGTGA
- the pdxH gene encoding pyridoxamine 5'-phosphate oxidase: protein MSRNLQDYRQSYEKSELLENNISDNPFELFERWFNETEVEGGAGEVNAMTIATIGLNGFPKSRVVLLKSYDSEGFIFYTNFNSEKGKAIAINPNVCLSFFWPSTERQVIIQGVVEKVDDETATEYYHSRPRGSQLGAWASPQSSEIASREVLENNLAQVELKYKDHEVPKPENWGGYIVKPVNIEFWQGRQNRLHDRIIFNKEEAQWNSKRLAP from the coding sequence ATGAGTAGGAATCTGCAGGATTATAGACAATCTTATGAAAAAAGTGAATTGTTAGAAAACAATATTTCTGATAATCCATTCGAATTATTTGAACGATGGTTTAATGAGACCGAAGTGGAAGGCGGTGCAGGAGAAGTAAATGCAATGACGATTGCTACGATAGGCTTAAACGGTTTTCCGAAATCGAGGGTTGTTCTTTTAAAATCGTATGATTCTGAAGGCTTTATTTTCTACACTAATTTTAATTCAGAAAAAGGAAAAGCCATAGCTATTAATCCAAATGTTTGTTTATCATTTTTCTGGCCTTCTACAGAGCGACAGGTAATTATACAGGGAGTAGTGGAAAAGGTTGATGATGAAACGGCGACCGAATATTATCATTCCCGCCCAAGGGGGAGTCAGCTAGGCGCATGGGCATCTCCGCAAAGCTCTGAAATTGCTTCGCGAGAAGTGTTAGAAAATAACTTGGCGCAAGTTGAACTTAAGTATAAAGATCATGAAGTACCTAAACCAGAGAACTGGGGTGGATATATTGTAAAACCTGTAAATATAGAGTTTTGGCAGGGGCGCCAAAATAGATTACACGATCGTATTATTTTTAATAAAGAAGAAGCTCAATGGAACTCTAAACGTTTAGCTCCTTAA
- a CDS encoding Ppx/GppA phosphatase family protein produces MIVQKNFAAIDIGSNAIRLLVSTITEKEGMETSFRKTSLVRVPIRLGADVFLKQSISENNRDRMVDAMHAFSLLMKAHGVEKYKACATSAMREAKNADEVTEVIKKRTGIEIEIIDGSHEAAIIAATDLHALIQDDHNYLYVDVGGGSTEYTLYSNGKSIASRSFKVGTVRLLNDLVENKTWREMEAWVRETTKGYPDISLIGSGGNINNIFKTSGKKEGKPLSLAYLKKYDELLNSYTYEERIIELDLKNDRADVIIPASRIYLNSMKWARANQIYVPKIGLADGIIKSMYQSN; encoded by the coding sequence GTGATAGTACAAAAGAATTTTGCAGCGATAGATATAGGATCTAATGCCATTAGATTATTGGTTTCTACCATTACCGAAAAGGAGGGCATGGAAACCAGTTTTAGGAAGACCTCTTTAGTACGCGTGCCCATAAGATTGGGAGCAGACGTTTTTTTAAAACAAAGTATTTCTGAAAATAACCGTGATCGTATGGTAGATGCCATGCATGCTTTTAGCCTGTTAATGAAAGCTCATGGTGTTGAAAAATATAAAGCTTGTGCTACTTCTGCAATGCGAGAGGCAAAAAATGCTGATGAGGTTACTGAAGTTATAAAAAAGAGAACGGGAATAGAAATTGAAATTATCGATGGCTCACATGAAGCTGCCATTATTGCCGCTACAGATTTACATGCATTAATTCAGGATGATCATAATTATCTATATGTAGATGTTGGTGGGGGAAGTACAGAGTATACACTTTATAGCAATGGAAAATCTATAGCTTCAAGATCTTTTAAAGTAGGTACTGTGCGATTATTAAACGATCTGGTAGAGAACAAAACCTGGCGCGAAATGGAGGCCTGGGTTCGTGAAACTACAAAAGGTTATCCAGATATTAGTCTTATAGGATCTGGAGGGAATATTAATAATATTTTTAAGACCAGCGGTAAAAAAGAAGGAAAGCCATTAAGTCTTGCTTATCTTAAGAAGTATGACGAATTGCTTAATAGTTATACTTATGAGGAAAGGATTATCGAGTTAGATTTAAAGAACGATCGTGCAGATGTAATTATACCTGCCTCAAGAATTTATCTGAATTCTATGAAATGGGCCAGGGCAAATCAAATATATGTGCCTAAAATTGGTTTGGCAGATGGAATAATTAAGTCCATGTACCAGTCTAACTAA